A single Actinomycetes bacterium DNA region contains:
- a CDS encoding 5-methyltetrahydropteroyltriglutamate--homocysteine S-methyltransferase, protein MGRRSTPPFRADHVGSLLRPQRLLDARRQRAAGQITAEQLSEVEDQSIRDVVRMQQDVGLQSATDGEFRRTSWHMDFIYQLGGISATDEKLKVHFYNEQGELDFESAALRVHDRVTLDRTIFGDAFTFLRETVTTATPKLTIPSPNMIHYRGGRASIDESVYPGLDAFWADLASAYAEEVRRLGELGCTYLQLDDTSLAYLNDPRQREMVAAQGGDAEHQHERYIRNINTALAGRPEAMSVTTHMCRGNFRSSWAASGGYDFVAEALFSQLEVDGFFLEYDDARSGGFEPLRFVPPGKYVVLGLVTTKRGELEDADTLKRRIEEASRFVPLDQLCLSPQCGFSSTVEGNVLTLDEEIAKLELIVKVAEDVWG, encoded by the coding sequence GTGGGACGACGCAGCACCCCGCCGTTTCGGGCCGACCACGTGGGCAGCCTGTTGCGACCGCAGCGGCTGCTGGACGCGCGCCGGCAGCGTGCGGCCGGGCAGATCACGGCCGAGCAGCTGAGCGAGGTCGAGGACCAGAGCATCCGTGACGTCGTCCGGATGCAGCAGGACGTCGGCCTGCAGTCGGCCACCGACGGGGAGTTCCGGCGGACCTCCTGGCACATGGACTTCATCTACCAGCTCGGCGGGATCAGCGCGACCGACGAGAAGCTGAAGGTGCACTTCTACAACGAGCAGGGCGAGCTCGACTTCGAGTCCGCCGCGCTGCGGGTGCACGACAGGGTCACGCTCGACCGGACGATCTTCGGCGACGCCTTCACGTTCCTGCGGGAGACCGTGACCACGGCCACGCCGAAGCTGACCATCCCCTCCCCGAACATGATCCACTACCGCGGCGGCCGGGCCTCGATCGACGAGTCGGTCTACCCCGGTCTGGACGCGTTCTGGGCCGACCTCGCCTCGGCCTACGCCGAGGAGGTGCGCCGGCTCGGCGAGCTCGGCTGCACCTACCTGCAGCTGGACGACACCAGCCTGGCCTACCTCAACGACCCGCGGCAGCGGGAGATGGTCGCGGCGCAGGGCGGGGACGCCGAGCACCAGCACGAGCGGTACATCCGCAACATCAACACGGCGCTCGCTGGACGGCCCGAGGCCATGAGCGTCACCACGCACATGTGCCGGGGCAACTTCCGGTCCTCCTGGGCGGCCTCCGGCGGGTACGACTTCGTGGCTGAGGCGCTGTTCAGCCAGCTCGAGGTGGACGGCTTCTTCCTCGAGTACGACGACGCCCGGTCCGGCGGGTTCGAGCCGCTGCGGTTCGTGCCGCCCGGCAAGTACGTCGTCCTGGGGCTGGTCACGACCAAGCGCGGCGAGCTGGAGGACGCCGACACGCTCAAGCGGCGCATCGAGGAGGCCAGCCGGTTCGTGCCCCTCGACCAGCTGTGCCTGTCACCGCAGTGCGGCTTCTCCTCGACCGTCGAGGGCAACGTGCTGACCCTCGACGAGGAGATCGCCAAGCTCGAGCTGATCGTCAAAGTCGCCGAGGACGTCTGGGGGTAG